In Uranotaenia lowii strain MFRU-FL chromosome 2, ASM2978415v1, whole genome shotgun sequence, one genomic interval encodes:
- the LOC129748717 gene encoding uncharacterized protein LOC129748717 — protein MKVQFLLGLFVVGVFVAEARQIPREDRIPFATACSLNINTQLPRPQPLFLIPNTDQFRYPESNNRLLQFFAGETIELACEEGFNVEPTKRSIIVSCVMDQFFNYDSRVFLFNELSCLNNWFSSARRTNRPCETGASIVEIGFSMENNRFPKIMDVCHNENTFENHWIKHEFRPAHAGFQQGVPRPDWHQGDFYPGINVNTLYTVNRQRQTLAEILGDQELANGLVVDATSGIFMARGHIAARADFIYGTQQNATFWFLVAAPQWQNFNDGNWLRIEDSARNFVAARNIHVTVYGGTYRVNSQLNGAGQERDIFLDRDASGSRQRLPAPGIYYKILHDEQNKSGIVLIGVNDIHRSLARVQDFILCEDIADKITWINWDRRNLGMGYSYACEVNEFLSKIGHLRDLHVPNLLI, from the exons ATGAAGGTCCAATTTTTACTGGGACTCTTTGTGGTCGGTGTGTTTGTGGCTGAGGCGAGACAAATCCCAAGGGAGGATCGGATTCCTTTCG CCACAGCATGTTCCTTGAACATCAACACCCAGCTTCCAAGGCCACAACCCCTCTTCCTGATCCCGAATACCGATCAATTCCGGTATCCCGAATCCAACAATCGTCTGCTTCAATTCTTCGCCGGGGAAACGATTGAGCTCGCATGTGAGGAAGGATTCAACGTTGAGCCAACCAAGCGATCGATCATCGTATCCTGTGTGATGGATCAGTTCTTCAACTACGATAGCCGAGTGTTTTTGTTCAATGAACTTTCCTGCCTCAATAACTGGTTCAGCTCAGCAAGACGGACAAATCGCCCATGTGAGACTGGAGCCAGTATCGTGGAAATCGGTTTTAGCATGGAAAACAATCGCTTCCCAAAAATTATGGACGTTTGCCACAACGAGAATACGTTTGAGAACCACTGGATCAAACACGAGTTCCGACCTGCCCATGCCGGATTCCAGCAAGGAGTACCCCGGCCAGATTGGCATCAGGGAGATTTTTATCCCGGCATTAATGTCAACACGCTCTATACCGTAAACCGTCAACGTCAAACGCTTGCTGAAATTCTTGGAGATCAGGAGCTGGCCAACGGATTAGTTGTTGATGCGACAAGTGGTATCTTCATGGCACGTGGACACATTGCCGCCCGAGCTGATTTTATCTACGGCACGCAACAAAACGCTACCTTCTGGTTCCTGGTTGCTGCTCCTCAGTGGCAAAACTTCAACGATGGCAATTGGCTGCGTATCGAGGACAGCGCTCGGAACTTCGTTGCAGCTCGCAACATCCACGTGACTGTCTATGGTGGAACCTATAGGGTCAACAGTCAACTGAACGGCGCCGGTCAAGAGCGAGACATTTTCCTGGATCGCGATGCCAGTGGAAGCAGACAGCGTCTCCCGGCTCCAGGCATCTATTACAAAATTCTGCATGACGAACAGAACAAATCTGGCATCGTGTTGATTGGTGTCAATGACATTCATCGATCGTTGGCCCGTGTTCAGGATTTCATCCTCTGCGAAGATATTGCCGATAAGATTACCTGGATCAATTGGGATAGACGGAACCTCGGTATGGGATATTCGTACGCCTGTGAAGTGAACGAGTTCCTCTCGAAAATAGGACACTTGAGGGATCTTCACGTGCCAAACTTGTTGATTTAA
- the LOC129749206 gene encoding uncharacterized protein LOC129749206: protein MKQLNLVVLSAFWVVSIQGQKVAVSTIEDASFASACSLNINNQLPQPQPLFLIPDTEQFRYPASNDRILSLNAGETIELACENGFNLFPEKHSIIVSCVLNQFFNHDSRMYQFSELSCTNNWFSKARRTNVSCEIGASIVELGFDMGNDRFPKIMDICHNENTFENHWIKHEFHRAHAGYQQGVARPNWYQGDFYPGVNVNTLYTVVRQRETIADILESQELADHLVRDVNSGVYMARGHIASRTDFVYATHQNATFWFLVVAPQWQNFNEGNWLRVEESARNFVARRNIRVTVYGGTYFVNSQVNAEGEERDIYLDWESGRSSNRLPVPGLYYKILHDEHHKSGIALIGVNDIHRSLERIQELILCDDIADKISWINWDRSNLGRGYVYACEVNDFLSKIGHLQDLYVPNLLI from the exons ATGAAGCAGCTAAATTTAGTAGTGCTTTCCGCATTCTGGGTTGTGTCAATCCAGGGCCAGAAAGTTGCTGTTTCGACAATTGAGGATGCTTCTTTTG CTTCAGCATGCTCTCTCAACATCAACAATCAACTGCCTCAGCCGCAGCCACTGTTCCTGATCCCGGATACTGAACAGTTCCGATATCCAGCATCAAACGATCGGATATTGAGCCTCAATGCGGGAGAAACTATCGAGCTAGCCTGTGAAAATGGTTTCAATTTGTTTCCGGAAAAACATTCGATTATAGTTTCTTGTGTgctgaatcaatttttcaaccACGACAGTAGAATGTACCAATTTTCCGAGCTCTCCTGCACCAACAACTGGTTTAGCAAAGCCCGCCGTACGAATGTTTCTTGTGAAATTGGAGCTTCGATTGTGGAGTTAGGATTCGACATGGGCAATGATCGGTTTCCGAAGATAATGGACATTTGTCACAACGAAAATACGTTTGAGAACCACTGGATTAAGCACGAGTTTCATCGTGCTCATGCCGGATATCAGCAGGGAGTTGCTAGGCCCAATTGGTATCAGGGAGATTTCTACCCGGGAGTGAACGTCAATACGTTGTATACGGTTGTGCGTCAGCGTGAAACAATAGCAGACATTCTGGAATCTCAGGAGTTGGCTGATCACTTGGTGCGAGATGTGAACAGTGGGGTTTACATGGCCCGAGGACACATTGCTTCGAGGACCGATTTTGTTTACGCAACCCATCAGAATGCGACTTTCTGGTTTTTGGTTGTGGCTCCGCAATGGCAGAACTTCAATGAGGGCAATTGGCTGAGGGTGGAAGAAAGTGCTCGGAACTTTGTGGCTAGGCGTAACATTCGCGTCACTGTTTATGGTGGAACTTACTTCGTCAATTCACAGGTTAACGCGGAAGGAGAAGAACGCGATATCTATCTGGACTGGGAATCTGGTAGGAGTAGCAATCGCCTGCCTGTTCCGGGACTCTACTACAAAATTCTACACGATGAGCATCACAAATCCGGTATTGCTCTGATCGGTGTCAACGACATTCATCGATCTTTGGAGCGGATCCAAGAGCTTATTCTGTGCGATGATATTGCTGATAAAATTTCCTGGATCAACTGGGATAGAAGCAATTTGGGACGAGGTTATGTTTACGCCTGTGAAGTGAATGATTTCCTGTCGAAAATCGGTCACTTGCAGGATCTGTATGTACCAAATTTGTTGATTTAA